A section of the Roseivirga sp. BDSF3-8 genome encodes:
- the infC gene encoding translation initiation factor IF-3 has translation MSKRPRSRRPQRGRVEEPYRVNERIRVPKVRVVGENVKVDIYDTDTARRMAQEQGLDLVEISPKADPPVCKIIDYSKFKYEQKKKQKEIKAKAQKTVVKEIRFGPNTDDHDFDFKLKHAMNFLKEGAKVKAYVHFAGRTIVFKERGEILLLKFAQALEELGKVEQLPKLEGKRMTVILAPKQGGKK, from the coding sequence ATTAGCAAAAGACCACGTTCCAGAAGACCTCAGAGAGGCAGAGTAGAAGAACCCTACAGGGTGAATGAGCGCATTCGTGTGCCCAAGGTCCGTGTAGTAGGTGAAAATGTAAAGGTAGATATATATGACACTGATACTGCCCGTCGTATGGCGCAGGAGCAGGGTCTCGACCTGGTGGAGATTTCTCCTAAGGCAGATCCACCTGTATGCAAGATTATCGACTACTCTAAGTTCAAGTATGAACAGAAGAAGAAGCAAAAAGAAATTAAAGCTAAGGCTCAGAAGACTGTTGTAAAGGAAATCCGTTTCGGTCCAAATACAGACGATCATGACTTTGACTTTAAGCTTAAGCACGCTATGAACTTCCTCAAAGAGGGAGCCAAAGTAAAGGCTTATGTTCATTTTGCAGGTCGTACTATTGTTTTCAAAGAGCGCGGAGAGATTCTGTTGCTGAAATTTGCACAGGCTCTGGAGGAACTAGGGAAGGTTGAACAACTGCCAAAGCTCGAAGGAAAGCGGATGACCGTGATCCTGGCGCCTAAGCAGGGAGGTAAAAAGTAA
- the rpmI gene encoding 50S ribosomal protein L35, producing the protein MPKMKTKSGAKKRFKLTGTGKIKRKHAFKSHILTKKETKRKRNLTHAGLVDSSDKQRVKDMLVI; encoded by the coding sequence ATGCCCAAGATGAAAACCAAATCCGGAGCCAAGAAGAGATTCAAGCTTACCGGAACAGGAAAAATCAAAAGAAAGCATGCGTTCAAAAGTCACATTCTGACTAAGAAGGAGACCAAGAGAAAGCGTAATCTGACTCACGCCGGTCTCGTGGACTCCAGCGATAAGCAACGCGTTAAAGACATGCTTGTTATTTGA
- the rplT gene encoding 50S ribosomal protein L20 encodes MPRSVNHVASRARRKKVLKAAKGYFGRRKNVWTVAKNAVEKGWQYAYRDRKAKKREFRKLWIQRINAGAREHGMSYSQLMGALKKSNIDLNRKVLADLAMNHPDAFKAIVEKVK; translated from the coding sequence ATGCCTAGATCAGTAAATCATGTTGCGTCAAGAGCACGCAGGAAAAAAGTCCTTAAAGCCGCAAAAGGTTATTTCGGCAGAAGGAAAAACGTTTGGACCGTAGCGAAAAATGCGGTTGAAAAAGGTTGGCAGTATGCTTACCGTGATAGAAAAGCAAAGAAAAGAGAGTTTCGTAAGCTTTGGATTCAGCGTATCAACGCCGGAGCCAGAGAGCACGGCATGAGCTACTCACAGCTTATGGGAGCTCTTAAAAAATCTAATATTGATCTTAACAGAAAAGTTCTTGCCGACCTTGCAATGAACCATCCCGATGCATTCAAAGCTATCGTGGAAAAAGTTAAGTAG
- a CDS encoding ATP-binding protein — protein MSVQGKNIQRLILQDVQNSSLLYLDCIRSVLDQHPETTSMMLRFPFLLAIVKEDGNFEYVNGHCLEHFPVNKRNAVDINAYAAYQEVPAFVFSMRQAMKGVVRKEVVPTGHQDLVGWFFPLPGVIDGEAGALVIIFKTRVNQMVTEKDLQFYRSHFAKAQRIGKIGVWEWDLKTDLVYWSSETYRLYGFQDFSFEPNINKGLDFIHPDDRTSVIATINTSLNEGKGYDIEFRVVLKDGEVRYQRVNTELIFNDEDEVIKVFGIVQDITEKKVTENRLESTNKRIVAILENIPNAFVSVNADWTITYANKIMERLLKISRRKMINQNLWDLFPEGTGEACHTFLSDAIAQNSSGVHEVHFDTLQSWFEISVSKGPEGYLVFFNDVTKHKTLENTLRDLNEAKNQFFSIVAHDLKSPFNSIMGLTDLLEKSPDALKPSELQAIMQRLGKNTRNVYKMLENLLLWSRNQMNQLKMEIGTYDLQEIVEFNKELFIPKAEQKGIKITNNLVKPIEFSGDKNVVDTVVRNLLSNAIKFTPKEGEVHWEFDETASEIIVSVTDTGVGMTNETIDTIFKKKGSVSQEGTEGEKGTGLGLQLCQDLVEKSGGKMWVKSSPAGTTFYFSLLKP, from the coding sequence ATGTCAGTACAAGGAAAAAATATTCAGCGACTCATCTTGCAGGATGTTCAGAACAGTAGTCTTCTGTATCTGGACTGTATCAGATCTGTGCTTGACCAGCATCCGGAAACTACCTCCATGATGCTACGTTTTCCATTTCTTTTGGCTATTGTTAAGGAAGATGGAAACTTCGAATATGTAAATGGCCATTGCCTTGAGCATTTTCCTGTTAATAAGCGTAACGCTGTTGATATAAATGCTTATGCAGCTTATCAGGAAGTGCCTGCCTTTGTGTTTAGCATGAGACAGGCCATGAAAGGTGTGGTGCGTAAAGAGGTAGTCCCTACGGGGCATCAGGACCTCGTTGGTTGGTTTTTTCCCCTCCCAGGCGTCATTGACGGTGAAGCAGGTGCGCTGGTAATCATTTTTAAGACCAGGGTGAATCAGATGGTGACAGAAAAGGATCTGCAGTTTTATAGAAGTCATTTTGCTAAAGCACAACGTATAGGGAAGATTGGCGTATGGGAGTGGGATTTAAAAACAGACCTTGTTTACTGGTCCTCTGAAACGTATCGATTATACGGATTTCAGGACTTCTCCTTTGAGCCCAATATCAATAAGGGGCTTGACTTTATACACCCTGATGATCGCACATCGGTCATTGCTACTATTAATACCTCTCTGAACGAGGGTAAAGGGTATGACATAGAATTTCGTGTGGTGCTAAAAGATGGTGAGGTCAGATACCAACGGGTAAATACAGAACTGATTTTCAATGATGAGGATGAGGTGATCAAAGTCTTTGGAATAGTTCAGGACATCACAGAAAAAAAGGTAACTGAGAATCGTCTCGAAAGTACGAATAAGCGCATTGTTGCTATTCTGGAAAATATTCCTAATGCATTTGTAAGCGTGAATGCCGACTGGACTATTACGTATGCCAATAAGATCATGGAAAGGCTTCTTAAGATAAGCCGCCGTAAGATGATCAATCAAAATCTGTGGGACCTTTTTCCGGAAGGTACAGGAGAAGCTTGCCATACATTTTTGTCTGACGCCATTGCCCAAAATAGCTCAGGGGTGCATGAGGTACATTTTGATACTCTGCAGTCCTGGTTTGAGATTTCTGTAAGCAAGGGACCAGAAGGTTACCTGGTATTCTTTAACGATGTTACTAAACATAAAACCCTTGAAAATACGCTAAGGGACCTGAATGAAGCAAAGAATCAGTTTTTCAGTATTGTGGCTCATGACCTGAAAAGTCCTTTTAATAGCATAATGGGGCTAACTGACTTATTAGAAAAATCACCGGATGCGCTTAAGCCTTCAGAACTGCAGGCAATTATGCAGCGACTGGGTAAGAATACCAGGAATGTATATAAAATGTTGGAGAATTTGCTGCTTTGGTCGAGAAATCAGATGAACCAACTGAAAATGGAAATAGGGACGTACGACCTGCAGGAGATTGTCGAGTTTAATAAGGAGCTGTTTATTCCCAAGGCAGAGCAAAAAGGTATAAAAATCACTAATAATCTGGTGAAACCGATTGAGTTTTCAGGCGATAAAAATGTGGTGGATACGGTAGTACGTAACTTGCTGAGTAATGCAATAAAGTTTACACCTAAGGAGGGAGAGGTACATTGGGAATTTGATGAGACTGCATCTGAAATAATTGTATCCGTAACTGATACTGGTGTAGGTATGACAAATGAAACTATCGATACCATCTTTAAGAAGAAAGGGTCTGTCTCACAGGAAGGTACGGAAGGAGAAAAGGGGACTGGGTTAGGCTTACAATTATGCCAGGACCTGGTCGAGAAATCCGGTGGCAAAATGTGGGTAAAAAGTAGCCCCGCGGGTACTACCTTTTACTTTTCTTTATTAAAACCCTGA
- a CDS encoding transglycosylase domain-containing protein, producing MKPTYKKALRIAIIALSVILLLTVGLYLFRKPILRKGITKAAEKIEARTGMTLTVNNIDLNGLNLIRMDSVRVMEKDDTVFTADKMFMRIRMANVLFGKIRPEEFIMNNARLYYARQEAVSPILADSLESEEVTEPSDTTGKTADSIEKILSLDYKSYVDQSFDAIFDYVPDRITVDSMTVLLSRNEKKGRIFIENLQKEGAPYQMELSLYDEKSLQTYAIKGEMNSENKSLSMQVTLLRGDNEIPLVDKIFDIKASLIQLDAFLQQKDRENDRTIIKSSLHLEGFSILHPDISVERVELESIDSDMEIAFGDQFLQIDSSSQIKINRIDIPFYFSYGRYGDRTFTVTIPETKWRAEDFFSSLPPGLFNTFQGLEATGIIKYSLYAQVNPKKPEELKFDSSMDSENLKITKYGREDYRKINSKFIQKAYVKEKLDRTFTVSPGSDSYVTLDEVSPYLINSLLTAEDGGFWSHNGFNEEAFRDSFITNLKDSNFTRGGSTITMQLVKNVYLSKRKTIGRKVEEALIVWLIEELDLVSKRQLLQTYLNIIEWGPHVYGIQEASDFYFGKHPSDLTLAESLFLTSIIPKPRKARSSFDYETGQLRAYHSHYFNLLTGIMLRRNQLEEKDTTGLKAEIYLTDNAYNRLNLPKPEPPEEEEQGIFNKLFSSDNAPVPSGF from the coding sequence ATGAAACCTACCTATAAGAAAGCCTTACGCATTGCCATTATTGCTCTCAGTGTCATTCTTCTATTGACAGTAGGTTTGTATTTATTTCGTAAGCCAATCCTGCGTAAGGGAATTACTAAGGCGGCAGAAAAAATAGAAGCGCGTACGGGCATGACACTTACGGTTAATAATATCGACCTCAATGGGCTCAACCTTATCCGTATGGACAGTGTACGGGTAATGGAAAAAGATGACACAGTTTTTACTGCTGATAAGATGTTTATGCGAATACGTATGGCAAATGTATTGTTCGGTAAAATACGCCCAGAGGAGTTCATCATGAATAACGCCCGCCTCTATTACGCACGGCAGGAAGCAGTTTCCCCTATACTTGCTGACAGCCTGGAAAGCGAAGAGGTCACGGAACCCTCCGATACTACAGGAAAAACGGCTGATTCTATAGAGAAAATACTTTCGCTGGACTATAAGAGCTACGTAGACCAAAGCTTTGATGCCATTTTTGATTACGTCCCGGATCGCATCACTGTGGATAGCATGACGGTATTACTTAGCCGAAATGAAAAGAAGGGCCGGATATTTATTGAAAATTTACAGAAAGAGGGTGCGCCCTATCAAATGGAACTTAGCCTTTATGATGAAAAAAGTCTGCAGACTTATGCAATAAAAGGAGAAATGAATAGCGAAAATAAATCGCTAAGCATGCAAGTAACGCTACTGAGAGGAGATAATGAAATTCCCCTGGTGGATAAAATTTTTGATATAAAGGCCAGTCTGATCCAACTGGATGCTTTTTTACAGCAAAAAGACAGAGAAAATGACCGTACGATAATAAAAAGTAGCCTGCATCTGGAGGGCTTCTCAATATTGCATCCTGACATATCTGTTGAGAGAGTTGAACTGGAAAGCATAGACTCGGATATGGAGATAGCTTTTGGAGATCAGTTTTTGCAAATAGACAGCTCAAGTCAGATAAAAATAAACCGAATTGATATACCTTTTTACTTTAGCTATGGCAGGTATGGGGACAGAACCTTTACTGTAACTATACCCGAAACGAAGTGGCGGGCAGAAGACTTTTTCTCCAGTCTGCCTCCGGGCTTGTTTAACACATTTCAGGGACTTGAAGCGACCGGAATTATCAAGTATAGCCTATATGCGCAGGTAAACCCCAAAAAACCGGAAGAACTGAAGTTTGATAGTTCAATGGATAGTGAAAACCTGAAGATCACCAAATATGGGCGTGAGGACTACCGTAAAATCAATAGCAAATTTATCCAAAAAGCCTATGTAAAGGAAAAGCTGGACCGCACCTTTACCGTATCACCCGGTTCAGACTCATATGTAACATTGGATGAAGTGTCGCCATACCTTATCAACAGCCTACTTACTGCAGAGGATGGCGGATTTTGGTCCCATAATGGATTTAATGAAGAGGCTTTCAGAGACAGCTTTATCACCAACCTGAAGGACAGTAATTTTACCCGCGGGGGCAGCACTATCACCATGCAACTCGTAAAAAATGTTTATCTGTCCAAAAGAAAGACTATTGGTAGAAAGGTAGAAGAGGCGTTGATTGTATGGTTGATCGAAGAACTAGACCTCGTCAGCAAAAGACAACTACTACAAACCTACCTGAATATCATTGAGTGGGGGCCTCACGTGTATGGCATTCAGGAGGCTTCGGACTTCTATTTCGGAAAGCACCCTTCAGATCTCACTCTGGCAGAGTCATTATTCCTAACCAGTATAATCCCTAAGCCCAGAAAAGCTCGATCGTCATTTGATTACGAAACCGGCCAACTAAGGGCCTACCACAGCCATTACTTTAATCTGCTAACAGGTATCATGCTGAGAAGAAACCAGCTTGAGGAAAAGGACACTACAGGCTTAAAGGCCGAGATCTATCTGACAGACAATGCTTATAATCGCCTAAATTTACCGAAACCTGAGCCCCCGGAAGAAGAAGAACAAGGAATTTTTAATAAGCTATTCAGCAGCGACAACGCCCCTGTGCCCTCAGGGTTTTAA
- a CDS encoding SDR family oxidoreductase, translated as MSSISGKSAIVTGASSGIGTATAKALANEGVNVVLAARREDRLQDLKAEIEREGGKAVVCVTDVTKVEDTKKLAEVAKSEFGSIDMLINNAGVMPLSFMDKLKVDEWRQMVDVNIHGVLNCIAHVLPVMLEQNSGHIFNISSVAGRRIFPGGAVYCLTKYGVRALSEGMRQELTPKKNIRITCIEPGAVKTELPETITDDDIMENFKEMMEMEMLQPEDIAEGILYAARQPGHVDVAEVMIIPRDQS; from the coding sequence ATGAGTTCAATATCAGGAAAGTCAGCTATTGTTACCGGTGCTTCAAGTGGAATTGGTACGGCTACAGCCAAGGCCTTGGCAAACGAAGGAGTGAATGTTGTGCTGGCAGCAAGGCGGGAAGACAGACTTCAGGACTTAAAAGCTGAAATAGAGAGGGAGGGAGGCAAGGCAGTAGTCTGCGTGACAGATGTCACTAAAGTTGAGGATACAAAAAAGCTGGCAGAGGTAGCTAAATCAGAATTTGGCTCCATTGATATGTTGATCAATAATGCTGGTGTGATGCCGTTGTCTTTCATGGATAAATTGAAAGTGGACGAATGGCGCCAGATGGTAGATGTGAATATACATGGCGTTTTGAACTGCATAGCGCATGTTTTACCTGTTATGCTGGAGCAAAACAGCGGGCATATTTTTAATATCTCTTCTGTTGCAGGTAGAAGAATATTTCCGGGAGGTGCCGTTTACTGCCTCACAAAATATGGAGTAAGAGCCCTTAGTGAAGGTATGCGGCAGGAGCTAACTCCAAAGAAGAACATCAGGATTACGTGTATAGAACCCGGAGCGGTAAAAACCGAGCTTCCTGAAACTATCACTGACGATGATATCATGGAGAATTTTAAGGAAATGATGGAGATGGAAATGCTTCAGCCTGAGGATATAGCTGAGGGAATTCTATATGCAGCCCGTCAGCCTGGCCACGTGGATGTTGCAGAAGTAATGATTATTCCCAGAGACCAGTCTTAG
- the ggt gene encoding gamma-glutamyltransferase produces MRHIFLLTFLLIAFGCQQEVLTESAPSDLLPEVRGLLADSAMVVSAHPLASEAGLNILQKGGNAVDAAVAVQFALAVVFPVAGNIGGGGFMIYRDTSGESYALDFREKAPQAATETMYQNEAGEVLNNKSRRGHLAVGIPGSVAGMAEAHRKYGALPFNELLQPAIRLAEKGFVLTRLEAEGLQNAQSYLNEVNTIPPDFFVNDNWEPGDTIFLPELATTLRRIADTEGKDFYEGQTARLLVEEMKRGQGIVTLDDLANYRAVWRDPVKIEYKGQTLLSMPPPSSGGIVLGEILNMVAPHPLEDYAPYDVRTIHLLTEAERRAYADRAKHMGDSDFYPVPKGDLLSPTYALSRMQNFDSARASSSKSIGPGLSPPQESEQTTHFSIVDKDGRAVSVTTTLNGGYGSGVVVSGAGFLLNNEMDDFSIKPGVPNMYGLIGGTANAIEPGKRMLSSMTPTIVEKNGKLRMVLGTPGGSTIITSVLQVFLRVSEHGMSMQQAVNSPRFHHQWLPDIIKAEEGAFDEETVKRLQEMGHKIETTESIGRVDAILITDDGTLEGGADPRGDDTAKGY; encoded by the coding sequence ATGCGCCATATTTTTTTACTCACATTTCTATTGATCGCATTTGGTTGCCAGCAGGAGGTACTAACTGAGTCTGCACCATCCGATCTTTTACCAGAGGTCAGAGGCCTTTTGGCAGATTCTGCTATGGTAGTATCAGCCCACCCGCTGGCTTCAGAAGCGGGTCTGAATATATTACAAAAAGGTGGAAACGCTGTGGATGCAGCTGTTGCTGTCCAGTTTGCACTGGCGGTGGTTTTTCCGGTTGCAGGAAATATTGGCGGCGGTGGCTTTATGATCTATCGGGATACAAGTGGAGAAAGTTACGCCCTCGACTTTAGAGAGAAAGCCCCGCAGGCCGCTACAGAAACAATGTACCAGAATGAGGCTGGTGAAGTATTAAATAATAAAAGCAGAAGAGGGCACCTTGCTGTCGGAATACCTGGATCTGTGGCAGGCATGGCAGAGGCCCATCGTAAGTACGGCGCCCTTCCCTTTAATGAGTTACTACAACCTGCCATACGCCTGGCTGAAAAAGGCTTTGTCCTGACACGGCTTGAGGCAGAGGGCCTGCAGAATGCCCAAAGCTACCTGAATGAGGTGAACACAATACCTCCTGATTTCTTTGTGAATGACAACTGGGAGCCTGGCGATACAATTTTCCTACCCGAGTTAGCTACCACCCTAAGGCGAATAGCTGACACTGAAGGAAAAGACTTTTATGAGGGGCAAACTGCCAGACTTCTAGTGGAAGAGATGAAACGAGGGCAGGGAATTGTGACCCTTGATGACCTGGCAAACTATCGTGCCGTATGGCGCGATCCAGTAAAAATTGAATATAAAGGGCAAACGTTACTATCAATGCCGCCTCCCAGTTCCGGAGGTATTGTACTAGGTGAGATACTTAATATGGTAGCCCCTCATCCACTCGAAGATTATGCGCCTTACGATGTCCGGACTATACATTTACTCACGGAAGCCGAGCGCAGGGCTTATGCCGACCGAGCGAAACACATGGGTGATTCTGATTTTTATCCCGTCCCAAAGGGAGATTTGCTAAGTCCTACCTATGCCCTTAGCAGAATGCAGAACTTTGATTCTGCCCGGGCCTCCTCTTCAAAATCTATTGGTCCAGGTCTAAGCCCTCCGCAGGAATCGGAGCAGACCACACACTTCAGTATTGTCGATAAAGATGGTCGTGCCGTATCTGTCACCACAACTTTAAATGGTGGCTACGGCTCTGGTGTAGTGGTTTCAGGTGCCGGCTTTTTGCTAAATAACGAAATGGACGATTTTAGTATAAAACCCGGGGTGCCAAATATGTATGGTTTGATTGGCGGGACGGCGAATGCAATAGAGCCGGGTAAACGGATGCTTAGCTCAATGACTCCTACAATTGTGGAAAAGAACGGTAAGCTCAGAATGGTATTGGGGACACCCGGTGGCTCCACCATTATTACCTCTGTACTACAGGTATTTCTTCGAGTAAGTGAGCACGGAATGTCTATGCAGCAGGCAGTAAACTCACCAAGGTTTCACCACCAGTGGCTACCCGATATAATTAAAGCTGAGGAAGGCGCTTTTGACGAAGAAACAGTCAAAAGACTTCAGGAAATGGGGCATAAAATAGAAACTACAGAATCTATTGGACGGGTAGACGCCATTCTTATAACGGATGACGGTACCCTGGAGGGAGGCGCAGATCCCCGTGGAGATGATACGGCCAAAGGATATTAA
- a CDS encoding RidA family protein yields the protein MGKGIRKTVSSGSPWEEKVGYSRAVIQGPFLFIAGTTAVDDAGEVVSAGDGEAQMRYILNKVGKLLEKESLDYSCIIRTRIFVTDISQWERIGLVHGEVFAGIKPAATMVEIQRLILPGLVVEVEMDGIILH from the coding sequence ATGGGGAAGGGAATACGAAAAACTGTAAGCTCAGGCTCACCCTGGGAAGAAAAGGTAGGGTATTCCAGAGCAGTGATACAGGGACCTTTTCTATTCATCGCCGGTACTACAGCAGTGGATGATGCAGGAGAGGTTGTGTCTGCCGGGGATGGAGAGGCGCAGATGCGGTACATTTTAAACAAGGTGGGAAAGTTGCTTGAAAAAGAAAGCCTTGACTACTCCTGCATTATTCGCACCCGGATTTTTGTAACTGATATAAGTCAGTGGGAAAGGATTGGACTAGTCCATGGAGAAGTGTTTGCCGGAATAAAACCTGCTGCCACAATGGTAGAAATACAGCGGCTCATTTTACCTGGGCTGGTAGTAGAAGTAGAGATGGACGGAATTATACTACACTGA
- a CDS encoding SDR family oxidoreductase, with protein MKYIDNRIAVVTGASSGIGKAIARKFVKSGIKVVLGARSADELAELKQELKDEEGEVVYRTCDMTNQEQVVGLIRAAEETFGGLHILVNNAGVMPLSYLKNRHLEEWEQMVDVNIKGVLKATYAALPYLKEQNSSHIINIASADGRTIYPGGAVYAATKAAIIKFSEGIRTELSPSHNIHVTCIDPGTVDTPLRENITDEELLEDNKDSWTEDEAKLLAEDIAECALFAISQPERVNLSEMIVKPTGKG; from the coding sequence ATGAAATACATAGACAACCGAATTGCAGTGGTTACAGGGGCGAGTAGCGGAATTGGAAAAGCAATCGCCAGAAAGTTTGTTAAGTCAGGAATCAAAGTAGTACTTGGGGCCAGGTCTGCTGATGAATTGGCCGAATTAAAACAGGAACTGAAAGACGAAGAAGGAGAGGTAGTCTATCGAACCTGTGATATGACCAATCAGGAACAGGTGGTGGGCTTGATCAGAGCAGCCGAAGAAACCTTTGGGGGCTTGCACATTCTGGTAAATAATGCAGGGGTGATGCCTCTCTCATACTTGAAAAACCGCCACCTTGAAGAATGGGAACAAATGGTGGATGTGAATATCAAAGGCGTACTCAAAGCTACCTATGCCGCATTGCCATACCTCAAGGAACAGAATTCTTCTCACATTATTAATATTGCCTCTGCCGATGGGCGCACCATATATCCCGGAGGAGCCGTGTATGCTGCTACCAAGGCTGCCATTATCAAGTTTTCTGAGGGCATAAGAACTGAACTATCCCCCTCACACAATATCCACGTCACCTGTATAGATCCTGGTACCGTAGATACCCCTCTCAGAGAGAATATAACTGATGAGGAGTTATTAGAAGATAATAAGGACTCCTGGACAGAGGATGAGGCAAAACTTTTAGCTGAAGATATTGCTGAATGTGCTTTATTTGCCATATCACAGCCTGAAAGGGTAAACCTGTCTGAAATGATCGTGAAGCCTACTGGTAAAGGCTAG